In Candidatus Contubernalis alkalaceticus, the following proteins share a genomic window:
- a CDS encoding mechanosensitive ion channel family protein produces the protein MEPYVQTIQKYFNLDQEIISASITLIKILIIAIMSYFALRLGYVAIEKLFKEREGKFTLSSGKLKTLKTLTKSVFRYFIFFIFVIMTLRELDIDYTPILASAGILGLAVGFGAQNLIMDIITGFFLIVEGQYTVGDYITAGNYSGVVEEIELRTTRLRDFSGEQHIIPNGKIEVVTNHSSGNMRAMVDVDVAYEEDLERVEQVLKRVSDDMAGRFSEIKQGPMVLGVVDLADSGVTFRVIAYTEPLQQWNIEREMRKTIKEFFDRENIEIPYPRRVIYQQHEQISLPEE, from the coding sequence ATGGAGCCATATGTACAAACTATCCAGAAATACTTTAATTTAGATCAAGAAATTATTTCCGCGTCCATCACCTTGATTAAAATCTTGATTATTGCTATAATGTCATATTTTGCTCTGCGGTTAGGGTATGTTGCTATAGAAAAGCTATTTAAGGAAAGAGAAGGCAAATTTACTCTGTCTTCAGGAAAACTAAAGACCTTAAAAACACTAACTAAGAGTGTATTTCGCTATTTTATTTTTTTTATATTTGTTATTATGACCCTCCGGGAATTGGACATAGACTATACCCCTATCCTGGCCAGCGCAGGAATCTTGGGCCTGGCGGTGGGCTTTGGAGCCCAGAATTTAATTATGGATATTATAACCGGTTTTTTTCTTATTGTTGAAGGACAGTATACCGTAGGGGATTATATTACTGCAGGTAATTACTCGGGGGTAGTGGAGGAAATCGAACTTCGAACCACCCGTCTTCGGGATTTCTCCGGGGAACAGCACATCATTCCCAATGGCAAGATTGAAGTAGTTACAAATCACAGCAGTGGAAATATGAGAGCTATGGTGGATGTAGACGTTGCCTATGAGGAAGACCTGGAGAGGGTTGAACAGGTATTGAAACGGGTAAGCGATGATATGGCCGGGCGCTTTAGCGAGATAAAGCAAGGGCCTATGGTGTTAGGAGTGGTTGATTTAGCGGACTCCGGTGTGACCTTTAGAGTGATTGCTTATACCGAGCCGCTGCAGCAGTGGAATATAGAAAGAGAAATGAGAAAGACCATAAAGGAATTTTTTGACCGGGAAAACATCGAGATTCCTTACCCCCGCAGGGTGATTTACCAGCAGCATGAACAAATTTCCTTGCCAGAGGAGTAA
- a CDS encoding adenylate kinase, whose amino-acid sequence MRLILLGPPGAGKGTQAEGIVQKYNIPHISTGDIFRAALREGTEMGLKAKGYMDSGQLVPDEIVVGVVTERLRKSDCVKGFLLDGFPRNANQAEALDKVVEHMSIKIDGVINIDVPDEELVDRLTGRRMCKGCGASFHVKFKAPKVRNVCDSCGGELYQRDDDTVETAKERLEIYHSQTAPLIEYYTKKGVILNINGNQDMKAVLAEIIEALGKIE is encoded by the coding sequence ATGCGTTTAATTTTATTAGGACCACCGGGAGCAGGAAAAGGAACACAGGCAGAAGGAATTGTACAAAAATATAACATACCCCATATTTCAACCGGCGACATATTCAGGGCAGCCCTGAGGGAAGGGACTGAAATGGGTTTAAAAGCCAAGGGTTATATGGATAGTGGACAGCTGGTACCAGATGAAATTGTAGTAGGCGTGGTAACCGAGAGGCTCCGTAAGTCTGACTGTGTAAAAGGTTTTCTTTTGGATGGTTTTCCTCGGAATGCTAACCAGGCAGAAGCTTTAGACAAAGTTGTGGAGCATATGAGCATTAAAATAGACGGAGTCATTAACATTGATGTTCCTGACGAAGAATTAGTGGACAGGTTGACTGGACGGAGAATGTGCAAAGGTTGCGGCGCAAGCTTCCATGTTAAGTTTAAAGCTCCAAAGGTAAGAAATGTTTGTGACAGCTGTGGAGGAGAACTATATCAGAGGGATGACGATACGGTAGAGACAGCCAAAGAACGTTTGGAAATATATCATTCCCAAACTGCTCCTTTAATTGAATACTATACAAAGAAGGGTGTCATTCTAAATATTAATGGCAACCAGGATATGAAAGCAGTTTTGGCAGAAATTATTGAAGCTTTAGGGAAAATAGAATAA